A window from Oncorhynchus mykiss isolate Arlee chromosome 9, USDA_OmykA_1.1, whole genome shotgun sequence encodes these proteins:
- the LOC110516183 gene encoding zinc finger protein 740 isoform X1, which yields MTHHPNNSVRDHMKWAGLLGCETVLSSIALMQANNMSGSQKKLTSQHGQGQRDNNNPESHQHQSHEAHHGHHNNHQAHHSHMVLPSGVSCPPLLIRKDGHSFHTPRLLDEKDMQASQNMQSTKKKHRKSGTPNKLREKVEQVEMDINGDDDHDSLVQKNFICEHCYGAFRSSYHLKRHILTHTGEKPFACDVCDMRFIQRYHLDRHKRVHSGEKPYQCDRCNQNFSRTDRLLRHRRLCGARTSLPKEENQSFSCESRGGAYSQDAPGHTATWSPLQQQNSRLAV from the exons GCTGGGTTGCTGGGCTGTGAGACGGTGCTGTCCAGCATCGCACTGATGCAGGCCAACAACATGTCCGGCAGTCAGAAGAAGTTGACCTCACAGCACGGCCAGggtcagagagacaacaacaacccTGAAAGCCACCAGCACCAGTCTCACGAGGCTCACCACGGCCACCACAACAACCACCAGGCCCACCACAGCCACATGGTCCTGCCCTCGGGAGTCAGCTGCCCACCCCTG TTAATCAGAAAAGATGGACACTCATTTCACACACCCAGGCTGCTGGATGAGAAAGATATGCAGGCCAGCCAGAATATGCAATCGACAAAGAAGAAGCACAGAAAATCAGGAACACCCAACAaactgagagagaaagtggag CAGGTGGAGATGGATATTAACGGTGATGATGATCATGATTCACTAGTACAGAAGAACTTCATTTGTGAGCACTGCTATGGAGCATTCCGAAGTAGCTACCACCTGAAGAGGCACATCCTCACTCATACAG GAGAGAAGCCGTTTGCATGTGACGTGTGTGACATGCGGTTTATTCAGCGATATCATCTGGACAGACACAAGAGAGTTCACAGTGGAGAGAAGCCCTACCAGTGTGATCGCTGCAATCAA AACTTCTCACGGACGGACCGTCTGCTACGTCACCGGCGTCTGTGTGGAGCGAGGACCAGCCTTCCCAAGGAGGAGAACCAGTCATTCTCCTGCGAGAGCAGAGGAGGAGCCTACTCCCAGGATGCACCTGGGCACACGGCCACCTGGAGCCCCCTACAGCAGCAGAACAGCCGTCTGGCtgtctaa
- the LOC110516183 gene encoding zinc finger protein 281 isoform X2: MTHHPNNSVRDHMKWAGLLGCETVLSSIALMQANNMSGSQKKLTSQHGQGQRDNNNPESHQHQSHEAHHGHHNNHQAHHSHMVLPSGVSCPPLLIRKDGHSFHTPRLLDEKDMQASQNMQSTKKKHRKSGTPNKLREKVEVEMDINGDDDHDSLVQKNFICEHCYGAFRSSYHLKRHILTHTGEKPFACDVCDMRFIQRYHLDRHKRVHSGEKPYQCDRCNQNFSRTDRLLRHRRLCGARTSLPKEENQSFSCESRGGAYSQDAPGHTATWSPLQQQNSRLAV, encoded by the exons GCTGGGTTGCTGGGCTGTGAGACGGTGCTGTCCAGCATCGCACTGATGCAGGCCAACAACATGTCCGGCAGTCAGAAGAAGTTGACCTCACAGCACGGCCAGggtcagagagacaacaacaacccTGAAAGCCACCAGCACCAGTCTCACGAGGCTCACCACGGCCACCACAACAACCACCAGGCCCACCACAGCCACATGGTCCTGCCCTCGGGAGTCAGCTGCCCACCCCTG TTAATCAGAAAAGATGGACACTCATTTCACACACCCAGGCTGCTGGATGAGAAAGATATGCAGGCCAGCCAGAATATGCAATCGACAAAGAAGAAGCACAGAAAATCAGGAACACCCAACAaactgagagagaaagtggag GTGGAGATGGATATTAACGGTGATGATGATCATGATTCACTAGTACAGAAGAACTTCATTTGTGAGCACTGCTATGGAGCATTCCGAAGTAGCTACCACCTGAAGAGGCACATCCTCACTCATACAG GAGAGAAGCCGTTTGCATGTGACGTGTGTGACATGCGGTTTATTCAGCGATATCATCTGGACAGACACAAGAGAGTTCACAGTGGAGAGAAGCCCTACCAGTGTGATCGCTGCAATCAA AACTTCTCACGGACGGACCGTCTGCTACGTCACCGGCGTCTGTGTGGAGCGAGGACCAGCCTTCCCAAGGAGGAGAACCAGTCATTCTCCTGCGAGAGCAGAGGAGGAGCCTACTCCCAGGATGCACCTGGGCACACGGCCACCTGGAGCCCCCTACAGCAGCAGAACAGCCGTCTGGCtgtctaa
- the LOC110516183 gene encoding zinc finger protein 224 isoform X3 yields the protein MQANNMSGSQKKLTSQHGQGQRDNNNPESHQHQSHEAHHGHHNNHQAHHSHMVLPSGVSCPPLLIRKDGHSFHTPRLLDEKDMQASQNMQSTKKKHRKSGTPNKLREKVEQVEMDINGDDDHDSLVQKNFICEHCYGAFRSSYHLKRHILTHTGEKPFACDVCDMRFIQRYHLDRHKRVHSGEKPYQCDRCNQNFSRTDRLLRHRRLCGARTSLPKEENQSFSCESRGGAYSQDAPGHTATWSPLQQQNSRLAV from the exons ATGCAGGCCAACAACATGTCCGGCAGTCAGAAGAAGTTGACCTCACAGCACGGCCAGggtcagagagacaacaacaacccTGAAAGCCACCAGCACCAGTCTCACGAGGCTCACCACGGCCACCACAACAACCACCAGGCCCACCACAGCCACATGGTCCTGCCCTCGGGAGTCAGCTGCCCACCCCTG TTAATCAGAAAAGATGGACACTCATTTCACACACCCAGGCTGCTGGATGAGAAAGATATGCAGGCCAGCCAGAATATGCAATCGACAAAGAAGAAGCACAGAAAATCAGGAACACCCAACAaactgagagagaaagtggag CAGGTGGAGATGGATATTAACGGTGATGATGATCATGATTCACTAGTACAGAAGAACTTCATTTGTGAGCACTGCTATGGAGCATTCCGAAGTAGCTACCACCTGAAGAGGCACATCCTCACTCATACAG GAGAGAAGCCGTTTGCATGTGACGTGTGTGACATGCGGTTTATTCAGCGATATCATCTGGACAGACACAAGAGAGTTCACAGTGGAGAGAAGCCCTACCAGTGTGATCGCTGCAATCAA AACTTCTCACGGACGGACCGTCTGCTACGTCACCGGCGTCTGTGTGGAGCGAGGACCAGCCTTCCCAAGGAGGAGAACCAGTCATTCTCCTGCGAGAGCAGAGGAGGAGCCTACTCCCAGGATGCACCTGGGCACACGGCCACCTGGAGCCCCCTACAGCAGCAGAACAGCCGTCTGGCtgtctaa